In Falsibacillus albus, a single window of DNA contains:
- a CDS encoding YrzA family protein — protein MNFHFDMIEDKVEFFEAQDLTGLEKKINEQIEHNKAIMLQVHHVGHQMHVDADGRKFYSAVVHFKLKKG, from the coding sequence ATGAACTTTCATTTTGATATGATCGAAGATAAAGTTGAATTTTTTGAGGCTCAAGATCTTACTGGCCTAGAAAAGAAAATCAATGAACAGATCGAGCATAATAAAGCCATTATGCTCCAAGTGCATCATGTCGGCCATCAAATGCATGTGGATGCAGATGGCAGGAAATTTTATTCGGCAGTGGTGCACTTTAAGCTAAAAAAAGGCTGA
- a CDS encoding YrrS family protein: MPNDYNSYGSRSSNRAKRRKTNIILNTLIIIVIILILIVGGKIFLGGKKDEPQEKTASTHQKQSEPQGKNNDKSSQDSSKDSADKDKKDSESQGDSDKQSKEDDQKDQSSADLGKANEVQDDSGDPNVEKTYENPDWSAVGTEQSGAHESSWDKGTVDWNEKIKAVSYATGLPQGDMTVWYVEHGSDPAKDAIATVTSKDQSKIYRVFITWEDGAGWKPTKVQQLKQNDKG; encoded by the coding sequence AAACAGAGCGAAGCGCCGCAAAACGAATATAATATTAAATACATTGATAATTATAGTGATCATTTTGATTTTAATTGTAGGAGGCAAAATTTTTCTTGGCGGCAAAAAGGACGAGCCCCAGGAAAAAACGGCAAGTACTCACCAGAAACAAAGCGAACCCCAAGGGAAAAACAATGATAAAAGCAGCCAGGACAGCAGCAAGGATAGTGCTGATAAAGATAAAAAAGACTCAGAATCTCAAGGTGATTCCGATAAACAATCAAAAGAGGATGATCAAAAGGATCAATCTTCAGCAGATTTAGGAAAAGCGAATGAAGTACAAGATGACAGCGGTGACCCAAATGTCGAAAAGACGTACGAAAACCCTGATTGGAGCGCGGTGGGAACCGAGCAGTCAGGCGCTCACGAATCTTCATGGGACAAGGGGACCGTTGATTGGAATGAGAAAATCAAGGCCGTTTCTTACGCAACGGGACTTCCGCAAGGTGATATGACGGTTTGGTACGTTGAACACGGCAGTGATCCAGCCAAAGATGCCATCGCGACCGTAACCTCAAAGGATCAAAGCAAAATTTACCGTGTCTTCATTACATGGGAAGATGGAGCCGGCTGGAAACCGACGAAAGTTCAGCAACTGAAGCAAAATGATAAAGGATGA